In Runella sp. SP2, the genomic window GACTTCTAACGGAGGCTTTCGGAATTTATTTGAACAAGGTTCGCGCAATGCGGTGCGCTATGCGTACGATTTTGTCAATTTAGATGGTATTCGCAATGTGGAAATAGGCCAAAAAGCCAACCGCGTTATGCGTAAGCCACTCGTTTATTTGGAAGATAAACTGAAGATGCGTTTGGACGAAACGACAGAGTTTTCGATTGTTCCTTTTACGTTTGAACGCCGTTTTGAGTTTATTAACGGAAATCCTTACTGGGGAATTTTCGGTTTTGCATTGGTGTTCCCTTTGCTGTTTTTGGTACTGATTGGCCTAGTGCGCTCACCTGTGCATTGGTTCTTAGGCATCGCGTTGCTGTTGCACTTTGCGGCCTTATCCTATTCTGCCCCTTACGACCCCTGGAAAGGACGTTATTTTCAGGAAACGGGAGTACTGGGCGTGCTATTTTTGACGCTACTGTTTAGCCACAAATATAGCCTCGAAAAATCGGGATACTCGTGGGCGCTTAAAACGTATGTTGGTATTGTAACCGTATTGGGCTGTATTTCGGCCTTGTTAGCGGTGTTTTTGAACGTGCGCTGTTTGCCCTTTGATGCACTTGGTCACAAGTCAGCGTTTAAGACCGAACGAATTGAATTGATGACCTTTGCCCGTCCTGATATTACCAAAGCCTACCAAAAATTTGACCAAATGGTGCCCGACTCCGCCACGGTGGCCTTGGGTACTATCAACGATGACTTTGAATATCCGCTGTACGGTAAACACCTTTCGCGGCGCCTAATTACTATTAATCCTTTTGAAAAAGGCGTTCAGCCCATTCCTAAGGAGGCTGATTATCTGTTTTTCTCAAAAAATGTCATTCCTCCACTTCCAACCGATATTCGTTTGGGGACTGATACCACTATGAAAGACCTGATTGTGCCAGGGGAAGATTATTATCTAAGAAAATTGAAATAAATGAACTTCTCGAAAGTTTTGAACTTTCGAGAAGTTAGCTCTCTACACCTGCGTACTTCTTTTATTCATCATTCTAAAAACGATTACTTTATGCGTCTTGCCATTATGCAACCTTATTTTATGCCGTACATCGGGTACTTACAACTGATGAATGCCGTAGATAAGTTTGTGCTGTACGATGACGTCAATTACATTAATAAAGGCTGGATAAATCGGAACCGTATCTTGGTCAACGGGCAAGAGTATTTGTTCACGATTCCGCTTAAAGATGCCAGCCAAAACAAGCTCATCAATGAAATTTACCTCTCAAATGACCCAAAATGGAAAGGTAAATTGTTGAAAACTATCGAACAAGGGTATAAAAAAGCGCCATTTTATTTAACGGCCTTTGAGGTAACGGAAAAAATTATCAATTTCGATGCCGAGAAATTGAGTGACTGGATTGCGGCGAGTTTTGGGGTTTTGGCAGACCACTTGTCGATTAAAACGAAAATTGTACCTAGTTCGGCCATTTACCAAAATACGCACCTAAAAGCACAAGAACGAATCTTGGATATTTGTTTGCAGGAAAAAGCGCAGCATTACATCAATCCGATTGGTGGCATGGAGCTTTACGACAAAACGGTGTTTGAAGAAAAAGGAATTCGGCTCAATTTTATCAAATCGAAACCTGTGGCGTATGCTCAATTTAAAAATGAGTTTGTCCCTTGGTTATCGGTCATTGATATTTTAATGTTCAATGAAGTAGTTGACATTCAGCAGTTTTTAAACGAATACGAATTGGTATAATCTTATGGCAAAAGTGGTCATCTTTGGGGTCCTTGACACCGCAGAACTAGCTCATTTTTATTTGACGCACGATTCCGACCACGAAGTGGTGGCATTTACGGTCAATCAAGAATACCTGAAAGAAACTGAATTCAAAGGTCTCCCAGTAGTGCCATTTGAAGAGGTAGAAACGTTTTACGCGCCGTCGGAGTTTAAGTTTTTTGCACCTATGACGGGCCGAAAAATGAACAAAAACCGAGAAAAAGTCTATCTCGAAGCCAAAGCAAAAGGCTATGAGTTTATTAGCTATATCAGCTCAAAAGCAACGTTGTTTGGCAACGAAATCGGCGAAAACTGCTTTATCTTGGAAGATAATACCATTCAGCCTTTTACCAAAATAGGCAATAATTGTGTGCTTTGGAGTGGCAACCACATTGGCCACCACGGAATTATCAAAGACCACGTATTTTTTACTTCGCACGTCGTGCTCTCGGGGCACTGTGTGGTAGAATCGTACTCGTTTTTCGGAGTAAACGCGACCATCCGCGACTACACGACCATTGCCGAAGGCACACTAGTCGCTATGTCGGCATCTATCACCAAAAATACCGAGGCTTGGGGCGTTTATATGGGCAGTCCCGCCGAAAAAAGACCTATTCCAAGCTATAAAGTATATTAAAAGAGCAGTCAGCGGTTAGCAGACAGTGGCAGTCAGTCAGAAATACTGATTGCTGTATGCCAACTGCTAATAGCTGACTACTGACCGCTGAATATGGACGTTTCGATAATCATTATTCATTATAAAACGCTCAAACTAACCACCGACTGCATTCGGTCGATTTATACGCATACAAAGGGGGTTAGTTTTGAAGTGATTGTGGTTGATAACGACTCCCAAGACGGGGCCGACGCCATCATTACCAAAGAATTTCCTGATGTTCAGTGGCTGCAAATGGGCTACAATGCAGGTTTTTCAAGGGCTAATAATAAAGGCATAAGAGCCTCCAAAGGTCGTTATTACCTACTTCTGAACTCCGATACTGAGTTTTTGGATGATATTCTGACCAAGTGTGTTACGCGCCTCGATAGCCAGCCCGAAACGGCCGCTTGTGGGGGAGTTCAGATGTTTTCAGACGGTACGCCACGCCCTTTTTACCGTAGTTTAGCCATATTTAAGCGGACTTTATACGTGATGCCTCCTGGGCGTATTTTTCAACGTATTCTCGAAAAACTCATCCCCGAAACGCATTACGACGACCCCGACCAAGTGGATTGGGTACCTGCAGCTTTTTTGTTGGTAAAACGCGAGGTGGTCGCCAAGGCGGGTTTGTTGGATGAAGATTTCTTTTTATACGGCGAAGATGTCGAATGGAACTGCCGTTTGGGGCGCGTCGGGAAGCTGAAAGTGTTTGAAGACTGTGGGTATATTCACCACGAATGGGGAAGTAACCCGAAACGAAAAGAGGTCTTGATTACGATTATCAATCGTTTTTATCCCCAAATCCAACTTTCTAACTTGGTATGGATACGTAAAGAGTTCGGAATTGGCCGTTTTTTGGGGTTAATGCTCAATTATTACTTGATGATTCCCATTTATTTTGGTTGGAAAATAGCCCTCAACGTCTCTAAGTTTCGCAATCCGTTTGGAGAGTTAGAGCAACAAAAAGACTTTACCCGTAAAGTGTGGTTGTTTTCTACCTATTTTTGGAAAATCATTCGTAACAAACCCTATTTCTACAAGCTCGACCCAAAGAGCCACGTCTAAGGCATGAAGATTTTATTTTTTACACCGACAGGAGCGCGGACGGGTTCAGAGATGGTTCTTTGGTACATGATTAAACACCTTTCGGGGAGTGACATCAAAACCGCTGTTTACTCGCGCCAAGCGGGGGAATTGTTTGCCAAACACTCTCCTGCCGATGCTACCTATCTCCATAAATTTCACCGTGGGCTTCCGTACTATTCCGTAGAGGCAGTCTATCACAAAATCGTTGGACTTACGCCCGAGGAGAGTTATATCAAACGGATTCATAACGAGTTTAAGCCTGATTTGTGGTATTTTAACACCATGACCATGCCGCAGTTTGCCAAGCTTGCGCGCAAACTCAACGTACCGTACGTGGTGCATGTGCACGAGTTATGGGAAACGTACGATATGGTGCGCGCTGATTCGTTTTCGGAGATGCTTACCCATGCCAAAGCGTCGATTGGGTGTTCTAGCGTGGTGGCAGAGCAACTAGAGCGAATGGGCACGCCCAACGTAAAATTGCTGCATTCATTTATTGATACCGAAAAAATCACCCTCAAAAAAGACCCCGCCGTACTGAGAAAAGAACTTGGTTTGCCAAGCGATGCCTTTGTGTGGTTGATGTCAGGGACGATGTGTATGCGCAAGGGATACGACATGATTCCTGATATTTTGGCACAATTGCCCAAAAATGCCTACATCGTGTGGCTGGGAAGCAAAAGCGACTACGGCATTTCATACTACCTCGAACAGCGCGTGCAGCGTGAGGGTTTAAATTTTCTGGCATTAGGCTCAAAAGGAGGGCAAGATTATTACGATTACCTTAATATCTGCGATGGCTTTGTGCTTACGTCCCGCGAAGACCCCTTTCCATTAGTGATGATAGAGTCGGCGTACTTGCAAAAACCCGTCGTTGGATTTAACTCAGGAGGAATTAGTGAGTTTGTGCAAAAAGGAATGGGGGAAGTAGCACCCGCTTTTGACATTCCCAAACTGGCTCAAATCATGAAAGACGTGATGAGTGGTCAACTTTCGATTGACAAAGAAACTCTGCGTAATCGAGCGATGGAGTTTGATATTCATAACCAACTGGATAACTGGAAACAATTTTTTGCGACACTTTAAACGATGTGCTTTTGACCTTCCTTGAACTTCCCGAAAGTTTAAAACTTTCGGGAAGATAAAAACTTTCGGGAAGGTGTTAGTTAGCTTTAACCGATGAAAAAAAATCTCTTCATAAGCCACGATGCAAACCGAGCAGGGGGGCAGATTGTCTTGTTGCAGTTGCTACGACAATTGAAGCAACAGGGGCTTACCATGCACTTATTGCTTTGTAGCGATGGCCCATTGGAAGAGGAGTTTCGGGAAGTCGTTCCCACTACGCGCTTGCCTCGTTTGGGAGACATTCATTTTTCCCCTTTCGTAACGAAAGTATTACGCTTGGTTGGTTGGGAAGAACGTATTAAACACCGAGTATTGGTCAAGCGTTGGGCGCAGTTTCGGGCTGAGATGGAAGCTCAAGACTTCGGTTTGATTTTTGCCAATACCATTGCGGCGGCCGCAGCTTATCGGCACCTGAGTTTTTTACCCGTGCCTACTGTCTTGTTTGCACACGAATTGGAAATGTCCATCAAAAAATTCAGCCATCCCGACGATATGGCGTATTTGATGACCAATACTAATCACCTCATTGTCGTGTCGAAAGCCGTTGCTAATTATTTCAAGGCTACCTATCAATACCCTGACGCTCAGATTAGTACGTTTCAAATTATAGACATTCCATTAATTCTTCAAAGAATAGAAGAAGGCCGAAAAACGGACATTCGGAAAGTGCTGGGAGTTCCTGCCGAGGCGGTTCTTATAGGCGGGTGTGGCCATGCCGAATGGCGAAAAGGCAACGACATCTTTATGATGGTAGCCCAGCAAGTCATTCAGCATTTTGGTGAAGGCCCCGTGTATTTTGTGTGGGTAGGGATGCGCGAAGACTCGGAATGGTACGAGGTTCAGCGCTTTGATGCCGAACGCATGGGGTTATCGGAACGCATCATTCACGTGGGGCTTACGTCGGAAGTATTCCAGTATTTAAGCCAATTTGATGTATTTACGCTCACCTCCCGTGAAGACCCTTACCCATTGGTGGTGTTAGAAACGGCTTTAGCCGAACGCCCCATTGTGTGTTTTGAAAAAAGTGGTGGAGCGCCCGAATTGGTTGAAGAAGATGCAGGTTCTGTGGTGCCTTATTTAGACGTAGCTGCGATGAGCAAAGCCGTTATTACGCTAATTGAGAACCCCGATTTACGCCGTCAGCAAGGGAAGCGGGGTAAAGAAAAGGTATTGGAACGGCACGCAACCGACGCCAGCGTTGCCAAAGTAGTAGAAACCATTCGCCGTTTAAACCCCTAAAGTTTGTCGATTAGATAACGGAATAGTTGGCATTTACCCGTGTAGGTCAGATATTTGTACATTGATTAGCACGATAGCACCCAAACAATGACATTAGCTTTTACGCTGTGTTCGATTAACTACTTGGCTCAGGCACGTACCTTGGGCGATTCGTTAAAAAGAACCAACCCTCATATTCGTTTTATCATCGGATTGGTCGATCGCTTGGACGTGGCCCAAGTACCAGAAGATAAACTCCCTGATTTTGAGCTTTTAGAATTGCACCGCATAGGCGTTGATGGCCTAGATCAGATGTGTGAACATTATAACATCACTGAACTCAATACGGCCGTCAAGCCTTATTTTATCCGCTATTTTTTTGAAAAAGTACCGCAGGTGCGAAATGTGATTTATTTCGACCCCGATATTATTGTTTACCAGCCGTTGACGCAGCTCGAAAATTTGCTCGAAACCAACGATATTGTGGTAACTCCACATCTTGCCACTCCTATCGATGACCAATTGACGCCAAACGAACTTCACCACCTCAATACAGGTGTGTATAATCTTGGTTTTATCGCCTTGCACAAAAGCGTTGAAGCCATGGAGTTTGTGAAATGGTGGGAGGACAAGCTTTTTGATGAATGTAAAATAGACCTTTGCGATGGATTGTTTGTGGATCAAAATTGGGTCAACTTCGCTCCTATTTTTTGGAATAATATCCACGTCGAAAAGCACCCAGGATGGAATGCTGCCTACTGGAATATGCACGAACGGCGCTTCTCCCAGCACGAAGGCCAGCATTGGGTCAATGATAATCAGCCCGTTGTGTTTTTTCATTACAGTGGCTATGACCCTGCCAAGCCAAGTGTGGTATCAAAATACCAAGACCGTTTTGATTTTGAAAAACGCCCCGATTTGAATCCTTTGTTTGACTATTATCGGGAAGAATTGCTCCGAAATCACAATGCCTATTACCGACAGTTTC contains:
- a CDS encoding WbqC family protein, which codes for MRLAIMQPYFMPYIGYLQLMNAVDKFVLYDDVNYINKGWINRNRILVNGQEYLFTIPLKDASQNKLINEIYLSNDPKWKGKLLKTIEQGYKKAPFYLTAFEVTEKIINFDAEKLSDWIAASFGVLADHLSIKTKIVPSSAIYQNTHLKAQERILDICLQEKAQHYINPIGGMELYDKTVFEEKGIRLNFIKSKPVAYAQFKNEFVPWLSVIDILMFNEVVDIQQFLNEYELV
- a CDS encoding acetyltransferase, which gives rise to MAKVVIFGVLDTAELAHFYLTHDSDHEVVAFTVNQEYLKETEFKGLPVVPFEEVETFYAPSEFKFFAPMTGRKMNKNREKVYLEAKAKGYEFISYISSKATLFGNEIGENCFILEDNTIQPFTKIGNNCVLWSGNHIGHHGIIKDHVFFTSHVVLSGHCVVESYSFFGVNATIRDYTTIAEGTLVAMSASITKNTEAWGVYMGSPAEKRPIPSYKVY
- a CDS encoding glycosyltransferase family 2 protein, with product MDVSIIIIHYKTLKLTTDCIRSIYTHTKGVSFEVIVVDNDSQDGADAIITKEFPDVQWLQMGYNAGFSRANNKGIRASKGRYYLLLNSDTEFLDDILTKCVTRLDSQPETAACGGVQMFSDGTPRPFYRSLAIFKRTLYVMPPGRIFQRILEKLIPETHYDDPDQVDWVPAAFLLVKREVVAKAGLLDEDFFLYGEDVEWNCRLGRVGKLKVFEDCGYIHHEWGSNPKRKEVLITIINRFYPQIQLSNLVWIRKEFGIGRFLGLMLNYYLMIPIYFGWKIALNVSKFRNPFGELEQQKDFTRKVWLFSTYFWKIIRNKPYFYKLDPKSHV
- a CDS encoding glycosyltransferase, which gives rise to MKILFFTPTGARTGSEMVLWYMIKHLSGSDIKTAVYSRQAGELFAKHSPADATYLHKFHRGLPYYSVEAVYHKIVGLTPEESYIKRIHNEFKPDLWYFNTMTMPQFAKLARKLNVPYVVHVHELWETYDMVRADSFSEMLTHAKASIGCSSVVAEQLERMGTPNVKLLHSFIDTEKITLKKDPAVLRKELGLPSDAFVWLMSGTMCMRKGYDMIPDILAQLPKNAYIVWLGSKSDYGISYYLEQRVQREGLNFLALGSKGGQDYYDYLNICDGFVLTSREDPFPLVMIESAYLQKPVVGFNSGGISEFVQKGMGEVAPAFDIPKLAQIMKDVMSGQLSIDKETLRNRAMEFDIHNQLDNWKQFFATL
- a CDS encoding glycosyltransferase family 4 protein, translating into MKKNLFISHDANRAGGQIVLLQLLRQLKQQGLTMHLLLCSDGPLEEEFREVVPTTRLPRLGDIHFSPFVTKVLRLVGWEERIKHRVLVKRWAQFRAEMEAQDFGLIFANTIAAAAAYRHLSFLPVPTVLFAHELEMSIKKFSHPDDMAYLMTNTNHLIVVSKAVANYFKATYQYPDAQISTFQIIDIPLILQRIEEGRKTDIRKVLGVPAEAVLIGGCGHAEWRKGNDIFMMVAQQVIQHFGEGPVYFVWVGMREDSEWYEVQRFDAERMGLSERIIHVGLTSEVFQYLSQFDVFTLTSREDPYPLVVLETALAERPIVCFEKSGGAPELVEEDAGSVVPYLDVAAMSKAVITLIENPDLRRQQGKRGKEKVLERHATDASVAKVVETIRRLNP
- a CDS encoding glycosyl transferase produces the protein MTLAFTLCSINYLAQARTLGDSLKRTNPHIRFIIGLVDRLDVAQVPEDKLPDFELLELHRIGVDGLDQMCEHYNITELNTAVKPYFIRYFFEKVPQVRNVIYFDPDIIVYQPLTQLENLLETNDIVVTPHLATPIDDQLTPNELHHLNTGVYNLGFIALHKSVEAMEFVKWWEDKLFDECKIDLCDGLFVDQNWVNFAPIFWNNIHVEKHPGWNAAYWNMHERRFSQHEGQHWVNDNQPVVFFHYSGYDPAKPSVVSKYQDRFDFEKRPDLNPLFDYYREELLRNHNAYYRQFPCFYIKKEPVYKYQRVRQLLIKPLEAALRLLS